The following is a genomic window from Benincasa hispida cultivar B227 chromosome 7, ASM972705v1, whole genome shotgun sequence.
GCCTAGTGTTGTTACTTATGGTACATTTGTTGATATGTTTTGTAAGATGGGGGATATGGAGATGGGTAACAGAATGTTTTTGGATATGATGAAGGTTGGTGTTATGCCTAATTTGGTTGTTTTCAGCTCCTTGATTGATGGCTATTGCAAGGCTGGGAGTTTGGATGTTGCATTTGAATACTTTGAGAGGATGGAGGAATGTTCGGTTCGGCCGAATGAGTTCACTTATTCGATATTGATTGATGGTTGCTGCAAGCATGGGATGTTGGAAAGAGCTGACTCTTTGTTTGAAAAGATGTTGAGTGCTGGTATTTTACCTAATTGTACTGTTTACACTTCAATAATAGATGGTCATTTTAAGAAGGGAAATGTAGATGATGTGATAAAGTATATAAATGGGATGTTTGATCGAGAGATAAAGCTAGATTTAACAGCGTATACAGTAATTATCTCAGGCTTTCATAGAGTTGGTAGGTTGGATAAATCAATGGAAGCTGCAGAATATGTGGTGAAGAATGGATTACTTCCTGATAGGATAATATTGACAGCTATTATGGATGTGCATTTCAAAGCTGGAAACGTAAAAGAAGCTTTGAATGCATACAAAATATTACTCTCGAAGGGTTTTGAGCCTGATGTCGTGACTCATTCCGCCCTAATAGATGGCCTATGCAAGCATGGGTATTTGCAGGAGGCTAGACGGTATTTGGTCAAAGAAAAGGCCAATGAAATTCTATATACAGTGTTTATAGATGCACTCTGCAAGGAGGGTAATTTAGATGAAGCTGAGAGAACCATTAAGGAGATGTCTGAGGCAGGGTTTGTTCTAGATAAATATGTGTACACTTCTTGGATTGCTGAACTTTGCAAACAAGGAAATTTGCTGAAGGCTTTTATGGTCAAGAAAAGGATGGTTCAAGAGCACATTGAACCTGATTTATTAACTTATAGCTCCCTCATTGGTGGTTTGGCTGAGAAGGGACTAATGATAGAAGCCAAACAGGTTTTTGATGACATGGTAAATAAAGGAATCACTCCAGATTCTGTTTCTTATGACATCCTTATAAGAGGGTATCATAATCAGGGTAATGGAGCTGCGATTTCAGGTCTACATGACGAAATGAGAAAGAGAGGAATCACTATTGAAGATTAGTTCACCAAATATTGAAGCCTGGTCTTGTTCTTCAATTTATACAGGAACCTTCCATACAGGAAGCCGTGATGTATGGGATTGATGTCCGATTATTGATCGTGATTTTGGAGACTATGAGGGATATTTCAGACGGTAATgaaaatatatagagagagagaaagattcAAAGGCATATTCCTCCATATATTCCTTTTCTTATCACAGGTTTTGAAAGCTCCCAAATGTTCAAATTACGACGATCACTTGTGGGTTATCAACATTAGGTGCGATTTCTATATCAAATATCGGTCACGTATTCACAAAATCAATCAAACACTGCATTTTGTCATAACCATTTTGCAATTCTATGGCCTCATGCTCTCTCTTTTTGGCAGATTTCATTTTGTGCTTCTCATGATACTGACTAGTTGCAACATAAGATCTGAGAATAGTGCATAGGATTGCTTGAGATGCCACCTGAAAGATTGCTTGTAGTGTTGAAGAATTTCAAGTCATTGGCTGAAAGGTATATATCAATTCTTGCAAGCCAGAgctttttatatgttttatttataacaCTGAAGGTTGtaataaaccaaaataaacaCACATTAATATTGCTGCATATGAGGAAGCTCACATCAGAAACAGAAATAGGCTACTGTATAATCAATCACTTCCTGCACGTGATGAATATGATTACTTTGATTACATTGATTATGTATTGTAAAATTTTCCAATCCGATTATAAGGATGGGCTTCGTTTTGGTCTATGTTTTGAGCATTATATCTATCTAGTACGTAAAATTTAAGAATGTTTTAATTACGTTACTAAGTTTGATTATGTTTCTACCCGGAGATGTCCATTTACCTCACGAAGAATCCTCGATTGGATAGGGAATGAGAGGGAGTGGGGAAAATTTTCTCCCTATTGACTAAACAAGGATGAGGATGGAGATTATATTCCCAGGCTCTGACTCTACCCgatgaataatatatatatatatatatatataacactttacaaaaattagtCATTTTTAAGATGTTTTAACATTTAAGATTTTCTTACTTATAAGATCTTTAATGTTGTAGTATTTAAATGAAATGTTAGACTAtgatattgtaatatttaaattttaacttttagaaattatatgattaattatatttttgcaCATATACTATTGTTTTTTATTAGTAAATTTTATACtagtttttaaataaaatagaattgaAAATAATCCATTTAATATATAGAattttatttggttgagaatatACTTAAAAGTTGTTAAAAGtgagtaaattaaaaaaaatggaaatttttctcatgaattttcCATGGAGAATCTCTATCTCGATCCCTACGGGACTCGTGGAGATGGAGATTGAGATTGAAATAGGGGGGTGAGGATGGGGATGAGGAAGCCTTCCCTATCCCCGCTCCACCCCACTCCGTAAACTTCTCTATTTCTACCCGATATTTGTGGTTGACATCCTTGACTGAATATTGAGGTGCTATGtccattaaataaaatttgatgagTTTATCTTTCTCTAGGTATACATGTAATACAtacaattcaattttattttctttagaatAGATGTCTCGAGGTATAATCATAATATAAAGGACTCGAGCTAGGTAGTTTCAACAAGGTTTGATTCTTCATGTTCAACCTTGTTATTTCCTTACACATTGATGCAAGTAGAGCTACAAAAATAATCAAGTTGCATTAAAGTTGAAGTTAAAGTTGTATTGATGAAACTCGAGTTGTATTAAATGAAGTCAAGTATCTCTTGAGCTTTGCAAGTCAATCTTCAATTAAT
Proteins encoded in this region:
- the LOC120080849 gene encoding pentatricopeptide repeat-containing protein At2g01740, giving the protein MLKEALKFLAHLRRISRFPTPFTCNKLLHSLINSGCGDLSAKLLFHFLSNRYTPHPSSFNSIISFFCRLGNVKFAEQILNSMPTFGCSPDIVSYNSLLDGYCASYQIQKACFLVDRVRGCELNRPDLVMFNILFNGLAKVYMKNEAFMYLGLMWKYCLPSVVTYGTFVDMFCKMGDMEMGNRMFLDMMKVGVMPNLVVFSSLIDGYCKAGSLDVAFEYFERMEECSVRPNEFTYSILIDGCCKHGMLERADSLFEKMLSAGILPNCTVYTSIIDGHFKKGNVDDVIKYINGMFDREIKLDLTAYTVIISGFHRVGRLDKSMEAAEYVVKNGLLPDRIILTAIMDVHFKAGNVKEALNAYKILLSKGFEPDVVTHSALIDGLCKHGYLQEARRYLVKEKANEILYTVFIDALCKEGNLDEAERTIKEMSEAGFVLDKYVYTSWIAELCKQGNLLKAFMVKKRMVQEHIEPDLLTYSSLIGGLAEKGLMIEAKQVFDDMVNKGITPDSVSYDILIRGYHNQGNGAAISGLHDEMRKRGITIED